A stretch of the Mycobacterium sp. ITM-2016-00317 genome encodes the following:
- the ilvD gene encoding dihydroxy-acid dehydratase, with translation MELRSRTVTHGRNMAGARALLRAAGVDGADIGKPIVAVANSFTEFVPGHTHLQPVGRIVSDAIKAAGGVPREFNTIAVDDGIAMGHGGMLYSLPSRELIADSVEYMVNAHCADALVCISNCDKITPGMLMAALRLNIPTVFVSGGPMEGGTAVLVDGTVRTRLNLVSAIADAVSTEVSDPDLARIEESACPTCGSCSGMFTANSMNCLTEALGLALPGNGSVLATHTARRALYENAGATVMDLCRRYYDEDDTSVLPRAIATREAFDNAMAMDIAMGGSTNTILHLLAAAREAELDYTLEDIEKRSRAVPCLCKVAPNGHYLMEDVHRAGGIPAILGELWRGGHLHETVHSVHSQSLAEWLRRWDIRGGQASPEAVEMFHAAPGCVRSASAFSQSERWDSLDTDAAQGCIRDVRHAYSEDGGLAVLRGNLSVDGCIVKTAGVDESILKFSGPALVVESQEDAVDAILSGRVQPGDVVVVRYEGPKGGPGMQEMLYPTSYLKARGLGKVCALVTDGRFSGGSSGLSIGHVSPEAAAGGIIALVEDGDLITIDIPHRTIQVDVPDAELDRRRAALEVAGGYKPRDRQRVVSAALRAYAALALSADKGAVRDVDAV, from the coding sequence ATGGAGCTGAGGTCCCGCACGGTCACCCACGGACGCAACATGGCGGGGGCGCGCGCGCTGCTGCGCGCCGCGGGAGTGGACGGCGCCGACATCGGCAAGCCGATCGTCGCGGTCGCCAACAGCTTCACCGAGTTCGTGCCCGGCCACACCCATCTGCAGCCGGTGGGCCGCATCGTCTCCGACGCGATCAAGGCCGCGGGCGGGGTGCCGCGCGAGTTCAACACCATCGCCGTCGACGACGGCATCGCGATGGGCCACGGCGGCATGCTGTACTCGCTGCCCTCGCGTGAGCTGATCGCCGACTCGGTCGAGTACATGGTCAACGCGCACTGCGCCGACGCGCTGGTGTGTATCTCCAACTGCGACAAGATCACTCCCGGGATGTTGATGGCTGCGCTGCGGCTGAACATCCCGACGGTGTTCGTGTCCGGCGGCCCGATGGAGGGCGGCACCGCAGTGCTGGTGGACGGCACCGTGCGCACCCGGCTGAACCTGGTCTCCGCAATCGCCGACGCGGTCAGCACCGAGGTGTCCGACCCGGATCTGGCGCGCATCGAGGAGTCGGCATGCCCGACCTGCGGCTCCTGCTCGGGCATGTTCACCGCGAACTCGATGAACTGCCTGACCGAGGCGCTCGGGCTGGCGCTGCCGGGCAACGGGTCGGTGCTGGCCACCCACACCGCACGGCGCGCGCTGTACGAGAACGCCGGTGCCACCGTGATGGACCTGTGCCGGCGCTACTACGACGAGGACGACACCAGCGTGTTGCCGCGGGCGATCGCCACCCGTGAGGCGTTCGACAACGCGATGGCGATGGACATCGCGATGGGCGGGTCGACGAACACGATCCTCCACCTGCTGGCCGCCGCGCGCGAGGCCGAACTGGACTACACGCTCGAAGACATCGAGAAGCGCAGTCGGGCGGTGCCGTGCCTGTGCAAGGTGGCGCCCAACGGGCACTACCTGATGGAGGACGTGCACCGCGCCGGAGGCATCCCGGCGATTCTCGGCGAACTGTGGCGGGGCGGGCACCTGCACGAGACCGTGCACTCGGTGCACTCGCAGTCGCTGGCGGAGTGGTTGCGCCGCTGGGACATCCGCGGCGGTCAGGCCAGTCCGGAAGCTGTCGAGATGTTTCACGCCGCGCCGGGCTGCGTGCGGTCGGCGTCGGCGTTCTCGCAGTCGGAGCGGTGGGACTCACTCGACACCGACGCCGCGCAGGGCTGCATCCGCGATGTGCGGCACGCGTATTCGGAGGACGGCGGGCTGGCGGTGCTGCGCGGCAACCTGTCGGTCGACGGCTGCATCGTCAAGACCGCCGGTGTGGACGAGTCGATCCTGAAGTTCTCCGGCCCGGCGCTGGTGGTGGAGTCCCAGGAGGACGCGGTCGACGCGATCCTGTCCGGACGGGTGCAGCCCGGCGACGTCGTGGTGGTGCGTTATGAGGGACCCAAGGGCGGCCCGGGGATGCAGGAGATGCTCTACCCGACCTCGTATCTGAAGGCCCGCGGGCTGGGCAAAGTGTGCGCGCTGGTGACCGACGGCCGATTCTCCGGCGGATCCTCGGGGCTGTCGATCGGCCACGTCTCCCCCGAGGCGGCGGCCGGCGGGATCATCGCGCTGGTCGAGGACGGCGACCTGATCACGATCGACATCCCGCACCGGACGATCCAGGTCGACGTGCCCGACGCCGAACTGGACCGCCGCCGGGCCGCACTGGAGGTCGCGGGCGGCTACAAGCCGCGTGACCGGCAGCGCGTGGTGTCGGCGGCGCTGCGCGCCTACGCCGCGCTGGCGCTGTCGGCGGACAAGGGCGCGGTGCGCGACGTCGACGCGGTGTAG